TAGCATTAACATCTATACCAATGGTGGGTTCGTCAAAAATGATAATTTCCACGTCCTTCAAAAGCCATCGAGCTAAAATTACCTTTTGCTGATTGCCACCACTTAAAAAGCGAACCTCTTGCTCCAAGGAAGGAGTTTTAACTTCAAGGCTCCGAACATATTCTTCCACAATTCCCCTTTCCCGAGGAAGAGAAATAAAAAATCCCCGAAAGTGGTCATCCAGCGACGGAATGGTGGCGTTTTTAGTCACGCTCAACCCAAGAGCAAGGCCGGTTCTCTGTCGATCCTCAGTTATGTAACCAAGACCACAGCGAACGGCATCCCGCGGAGAATGGATTTCTGCCCGAGTACCCTTAATCCAAATCTCTCCAGAGTAACGCTTTCTAAAACCAAAGAGAGCCTGAAAAAGTTCAGTTCTTCCCGAACCAACAAGACCAGCAACTCCCAGAATTTCACCTCGATGCAAGGAAAAAGAAACCGGTGGAGAAGCAGGAGTAAGTCGCAGATCCTTTACCTCCAGCACCACATCGCCAGAGGGCCGATGCTTTTTCCTCTTAAAAACATTCACGCTCTTTCCCGCCATCTCCCGAGTCAGGGTAACAAGATCTACCCTTTCTTCTCGGTGATTATGGCAGGCGACTCTAAACCCATCGCGCAGGACCGTAATGCGATGAGCTATCTCCAAAATCTCTTCCAGGCGATGAGAAATATAAATGATACCAATGCCCTTCTGAGCAAGATTTTTTACAAGATTCAAAACCATCCGGGTTTCGTTAATATTGAACACTGCTGTGGGCTCATCCAGAATCAAGACCCGGGGTTCCAGAGCAATGGCCCGAGCGATTTTTACCAGCTGTTGTTCCGCAACACTAAGGTTTTCTACTCTTTCTTCAACAGGTAAATTCACTCCCAAAGATGCAACCAGAGATCGTGCCCGAACAAGGGTTTCCCTGTGGTTAATAATACCCCACTTCGAAACAATTTCTCTTCCAGCAAAAATATTTTCCGCCACGCTTATTTGAGGTACCAGAATATTTTCTTGGTAAATGGTTTGAATGCCAAGCAACTGGGCCAGATGAGGAGTTAAAAAGTGAAACCGTTGACCACGAACATTAATCTCTCCCTTATCGGGTTTCAAAAACCCAGAGAGAATTTTAATAAGCGTGGATTTACCCGCTCCGTTTTCACCAACAAGGCAATGTATTTCCCCTGGATAGAGGTCCAAAGAAACCCCTTTTAATGCCTGAACTCCGGGGAAATGTTTGGTAATATCCCGAGCCTCAATAAGTGTCTGCAGCGTCGCTCTCCCTCCCTTTTTGCCCCGGCGTTAAGCCGGGGCAATCTTGCTAATCTAAACCACCAATATAGGCTACCGCTCTTTCATAGGTTTCGTCTGTTACTTCCCAAGGAATAGCTTCTGCCAGATTCTCCTTTGTAATAGGAATGATAGGTAAAGGAATAAACTTCGGTGGTTTCACGCCTTTAACCACGTACTGATAAAGATTTTTGAAAGTCAGAAGTCCCTGCAGAGAGACAGGAGCACTCATAGTCGCGTCAATTTCCCCTTTGGCAATCATTTCCAAACCATGTGGCCCACCTCCAGTAGCCACAATTTTTACTTTTCCAAACAATCCTGCATCCTTTAGAGCATTAATAACCCCTGTGGCCATTTGTTCGTTATTGACAAAAATTACATCGAATTCTAAACCAGACTGAATAGCGTTTTGAGTAACATTCATGGCTTGTTCAGCACCCCAGTCGGTGGGCTGCGTACCAACCAACTCTACCGTCCCATACTCCTCGAGAGCCCTGTGGAGACCCTGCTCGTAGAGTTCAGTAATGCCCATTCCCGGCGCACCCATGACATAAAAGAGTTTACTGCCCGGATAATTTTCACTGATAAATTTCCCTGCTGCATAGCCAATATCATCATACTGACAGGCTACACAAGAAATATAATCCAACGAGGTGTCAGCAGGAAGGGAATTTTCGAAGGTTATAGGAATACCAGCGCCTTTTGCCATTTCGTAAAGAGTTACGTCCAGTTCCGGGGTCATGGTAAAAACAGAAATGCCATCCACTTTTCTGGCAATAAGATCTTCCATTGCCGCCACAGCTTTTTCTAAATTGCCTTCTGGATCAAGGACAATTGTGTCAATACCCTTTTTCTTAGCAGCATACTCAAAAGCGAGAATGGAATAGTTATTCCAAACATCTTTTCGGCTATAAGCAATGTAACCAAATACCAGCTTTTTTCCTTCCTGGGCAGACACAACTCCTAATCCTATCCCCAAAAGGATTGATATCACCAAAAATAACCCTATCAAAATTACCCCTTTTTTTGCCATCTTAAAACCTCCCTTGTGCAATCGTTTTTTCTGCAACATTTAGAATACGCCAGACTTATAGAGTTCTATCACCTCCTTTGTTATGTATGATTATTGTATTTTACCATTTGTTCTCTTGGTGTTAAGAACTTCCAAACAATTCCTGGAGTCGCATTAGATAAGTAAATGATTCCTGAACTGCTTGGTCAACGAATTCCTTCGGGTGGTCAAATTTTCCATCAAACTCAATTTCTACACTAAGAGGAATGGAGTGCTTTTCAGGCGGAAGTGAACCAAGGATTTTGCCAAAATTTACTTCTCCCCTCCCCAAAGCGGGGAAATCCCACACTTTATAACCTCCTCTTTTGTCCTTAAGATGAATATGAACTAACCAGGGAAAACATAAAGCGATATCTTCCTCAGGACGAACATTGCCGTAAAAAATTGCGTTACCAGTATCGTAGTTGATCCCCACAAAAGGAGAACCTATCTCACGAACAATCTCCCGGGCTACCTCGCCACTTTTAAAAAAATCTCCGTGAATCTCGAGCCCAATCTGAACTCCCACCGCCTCAGCATCCTTAGCTAAAACCTGAATGTTGTTTAGAAAAGCTTCCGTATCTTTCTCGTTTTCTATCGTTCCAGTATTTACTACTTTTGCCCCCATCAAATGTGCAAAGTGAAGGGTTTTCTGGAGATATGCAACTCCATCACTTGAGGCGAGGTCAGAATGAGCACTCAAGCTTATTACCTGCAATCCAAAAGAGTTGAGTTCTTTTTTAAGGCCCTCCAGATCTTCCTTAGAGTACGATTCCAAATCAAAATGGTTGGTCCATCCTTTTACACAGGCCAATTCCACAAATTTAAAGCCGGCACGAGCAATACCAGAAAGGGCCTCCGAAAGAGAAAAACCGTGATAAGTATTGGTTGAAACCGCGAGAAAGGAGAACACTTGTGCTCCCACCTCCTTTTTTCATCAATTATAACCTAATAATAATTTATTTTTCATCAATTATAACCTAATAATTTATTTGGAAAACCATGAAACAAGTACAAAGGATGACATTTTTGGAAATTCAAGCTCGAGTTTCCCAACTTAATGGACACAAAACGGTTAGTGTAAATTTATCGTAGATCTATGAGTTCTCTACGTTTAACCCTTAAGGCTTTGTCTCAAGAAATCTCCTGGGTTTCTGTGATATAGAGGAAAGGAGATAGTCATCTCAACGCCATACCTTCTGGATGGATGCGAGGTTTAAGAGGAAAGAAGAAACCATGTTCCAAGTGCAATCGGAAAAGAAGAGGATTTCAGAAAATGTACCTATAATAAGTTGACGCTATCCACAATCACAATGCCGTTGACAAAGAAGAAAAAAAGAATTATCATTTGTTTATAGCTGAGATAGTTCGTTTCTAGAACAAACAAAATGTATACCTTTACCGCCTCTCGAATAAATGAAGTGCATAAAAAACTTGTTTTCCGTCTGGTATGGAAAAACAAGAGCTTATCCCGAACCCAAATAGGCTCCTTTTTTGGATTTAGCAAATCTACTGTTTCACAAATAGTAAAAGAATTAATAGCAGAGAATCTATTGATAGAATCAGGTCGTGCAAAATCTTCTGTTGGCAAAAAACCTGTCCTTCTTTCTATAAACCCGGATGGACCACGCTTGATAGGTTCCTTGGTGAAAGACTCAGGAGAAATTGCTGCAGCTCTTATAAGCTTGAATGGTTCGATACTTCACAAAGAAAGCTGTACAGCTCGAGATGCTTCACCCAATCAAGTAGCTCGTGAAGTAGTACATTTAATCCAAAAAGTACTGCAAAACTTTCCCCAAGAAAACATTTTGGGTATAGGAATAGGGGTGCCGGGTATAGTACATCACAAACAAGGCACGATAGAGTATTCTGCTCATTTTAGCTGGAAAAATCTTCCATTCCTAGAAATGGTAAAGGAATATTTACTAAAGAATGTTCCCGTTGTCATAGATAATAGAACCATTGCTGCCACTTTGGGAGAAATGTGGTTCGGTCTAGCCCAAGAGAACAAAAATTTTGTTTGTATCAACTGTGGAGAGGCCCTAGGCATGGGCATCGTTATCGAAGAGCGGGTATACAGAGGAGCAGAAGACGGAGCAGGAGAAGTTGGACACATCGTTTTAGATAATAGTCAAGAATCATGTTTCTGCGGCAAAAAGGGTTGCTTAGAAACCTCTATAGCATTACCCAAAATTATGGAAAAACTAAACGGTAAAAATTACTATGACACAGAAACCGCTGTTCAAATATTAACTGAGAAAAGAAAGGAATCCAAGGTTAAAAAATCGTTAGAAGATGCTTTTCTGCGTCTTGGCGATCTCGCGGCGGTCGTTGTAAACATATTGGCTCCCGAGAAAGTGGTTTTTACTGGCGCCTTAACCCAAGTTGACCCTCTATTATTACTTGAAAAAGTTAAAGAGAGATTAAACGAAAGAGCTCTTGAACCTTTGGCCAAAAAAGTTAAATTAACAATAAGTCCTCTGCAAAGAGATAAAGAAGTGTTATGGGGTGCTGCCTTAGTGATGGAGCATCTTTTCAATCTCTATGAATTTACAAAGGAGGACACCAAATGAGAAAAATAGGCTTTGGAATCATAGGAGCGGGGATTTGGGGAGAAACACATGCTAAGATTTATGCGTCTCATCATCTATCGGAATTAATTGCAGTCTGTGATACAGTGGAAGAAAAAGCTCGCAGTTTGGCCCTCAAGTACGGAGCTAAAAATTACTACACCGATTTTGAAAAAATGTTAGAAAATTCAGAAATACAGGCAGTAGCCATAACTACTCCTGATTTCGCACACCGCGAACCCTTTATAGCCGCTTTAAAAGCTGGAAAACATGTTATAGTAGAAAAACCCCTGGCAACCACCAACGAAGACTTACAAGCTATGAAAGAAGCTTATGATAACTCAGACTGCCGTGTCATGGTTGATTTTCATGCTCGCTTCAGTCCACCTTTCGCCATAGCCAAAGAAAGCATTCAAAAAGGTGAATTAGGAAAAGTTATTTCCATGTATTATCGATTAAACGATATCATTTATGTCCCGACCCAAATGCTCTCCTGGACGAGTAAATCCTCCGTACTCTGGTTTCTTGGAAGTCATACCATCGACACCCTCCGTTTTCTAATTGATAGTGAAGTACAAAGGGTTTATTCCGTCTCAAGGTCGGAAGTGTTGATAAAAAAGAATATTCCTGTAGCAGATATATATCAAAGTATCCTAGAATTTGAAAATGGTACCATTGCTACAATTGAGAACAATTGGATTGTCCCCAACACCAATCCTCATTGGAACGATATCAAATTAAACATACTAGGCAGCAAGGGAATGATCAACATGGACCTTACCAATAACCAAGCTTTTGAACGTTATCTCGAAAGTAAAAGTGATCACCCAGATATTTTAGTAATGCCTACGATTCATGGAAAACCTATGGGTTTCGCCCACGAAAGTATACGCGATTTTATAGAACGATTAGCCGACGGAAGAGAATTTTTGGCCACTTTTGAAGATGGTTATCGCGTCAGCAAAGTAATACTGGCCTTAATGGATTCAGCTGAAGAAAGATTACCCAAAGAAGTAAAGTATGATTAAGAAAGGAGGTGGAGGGAGACAAAAAAAGAGCGGGGAAACATCCCATAATTTTAAGAAAATTTAAGAAAATCCCTAAGGAGGTGTTTTTCGTGCGGAATATTTTGGTAGGCATTTTAATGATATTGGTTGCAGTATTTTCCATTAGCATTCTTTGCTTTGCCCAATTGCCACCAGAAGTCGAAAAATGGGTAAATGCAGTTAGAGAAGACCTTGGAGGAACAACTATAACTTGTGCCTTTTGCCCTCACCCCACCACCGATGCGATGCAGCAGATGGTCAAAGAATTTACCGAATTGACTGGTATTAAAGTAAGATGGGATATTATCGAAGAAGGCTATCTAAGACAAAAGTTATTGATAGAACACCAAGGAAAGACGGGAGTATACGATGTGCTTTTAATTGATGCTTTCAATCTTGCTGAATATGCACCAAGCGGCGTAGCCATCGATTTAAAACCTCTCTTAGAAAATCAAGACCTTACTCCTGAGTGGTTTGACTATGAAGACATACTACCCGCTTATCGCGATGGTATTGGTAAATACAAAGGAACAATATACGGAATACCGGTAGCCGGTGAAACT
This portion of the Thermatribacter velox genome encodes:
- a CDS encoding sugar ABC transporter ATP-binding protein, producing the protein MDLYPGEIHCLVGENGAGKSTLIKILSGFLKPDKGEINVRGQRFHFLTPHLAQLLGIQTIYQENILVPQISVAENIFAGREIVSKWGIINHRETLVRARSLVASLGVNLPVEERVENLSVAEQQLVKIARAIALEPRVLILDEPTAVFNINETRMVLNLVKNLAQKGIGIIYISHRLEEILEIAHRITVLRDGFRVACHNHREERVDLVTLTREMAGKSVNVFKRKKHRPSGDVVLEVKDLRLTPASPPVSFSLHRGEILGVAGLVGSGRTELFQALFGFRKRYSGEIWIKGTRAEIHSPRDAVRCGLGYITEDRQRTGLALGLSVTKNATIPSLDDHFRGFFISLPRERGIVEEYVRSLEVKTPSLEQEVRFLSGGNQQKVILARWLLKDVEIIIFDEPTIGIDVNAKGEIHRLIADLAQRGKSIIVISSENPELVALCDRILVIRQGKIVRELSAEEMNEENIISSAFGVTASERA
- a CDS encoding sugar ABC transporter substrate-binding protein; translated protein: MAKKGVILIGLFLVISILLGIGLGVVSAQEGKKLVFGYIAYSRKDVWNNYSILAFEYAAKKKGIDTIVLDPEGNLEKAVAAMEDLIARKVDGISVFTMTPELDVTLYEMAKGAGIPITFENSLPADTSLDYISCVACQYDDIGYAAGKFISENYPGSKLFYVMGAPGMGITELYEQGLHRALEEYGTVELVGTQPTDWGAEQAMNVTQNAIQSGLEFDVIFVNNEQMATGVINALKDAGLFGKVKIVATGGGPHGLEMIAKGEIDATMSAPVSLQGLLTFKNLYQYVVKGVKPPKFIPLPIIPITKENLAEAIPWEVTDETYERAVAYIGGLD
- a CDS encoding sugar phosphate isomerase/epimerase family protein; its protein translation is MFSFLAVSTNTYHGFSLSEALSGIARAGFKFVELACVKGWTNHFDLESYSKEDLEGLKKELNSFGLQVISLSAHSDLASSDGVAYLQKTLHFAHLMGAKVVNTGTIENEKDTEAFLNNIQVLAKDAEAVGVQIGLEIHGDFFKSGEVAREIVREIGSPFVGINYDTGNAIFYGNVRPEEDIALCFPWLVHIHLKDKRGGYKVWDFPALGRGEVNFGKILGSLPPEKHSIPLSVEIEFDGKFDHPKEFVDQAVQESFTYLMRLQELFGSS
- a CDS encoding ROK family transcriptional regulator; the protein is MYTFTASRINEVHKKLVFRLVWKNKSLSRTQIGSFFGFSKSTVSQIVKELIAENLLIESGRAKSSVGKKPVLLSINPDGPRLIGSLVKDSGEIAAALISLNGSILHKESCTARDASPNQVAREVVHLIQKVLQNFPQENILGIGIGVPGIVHHKQGTIEYSAHFSWKNLPFLEMVKEYLLKNVPVVIDNRTIAATLGEMWFGLAQENKNFVCINCGEALGMGIVIEERVYRGAEDGAGEVGHIVLDNSQESCFCGKKGCLETSIALPKIMEKLNGKNYYDTETAVQILTEKRKESKVKKSLEDAFLRLGDLAAVVVNILAPEKVVFTGALTQVDPLLLLEKVKERLNERALEPLAKKVKLTISPLQRDKEVLWGAALVMEHLFNLYEFTKEDTK
- a CDS encoding Gfo/Idh/MocA family protein, producing the protein MRKIGFGIIGAGIWGETHAKIYASHHLSELIAVCDTVEEKARSLALKYGAKNYYTDFEKMLENSEIQAVAITTPDFAHREPFIAALKAGKHVIVEKPLATTNEDLQAMKEAYDNSDCRVMVDFHARFSPPFAIAKESIQKGELGKVISMYYRLNDIIYVPTQMLSWTSKSSVLWFLGSHTIDTLRFLIDSEVQRVYSVSRSEVLIKKNIPVADIYQSILEFENGTIATIENNWIVPNTNPHWNDIKLNILGSKGMINMDLTNNQAFERYLESKSDHPDILVMPTIHGKPMGFAHESIRDFIERLADGREFLATFEDGYRVSKVILALMDSAEERLPKEVKYD